A single Danio aesculapii chromosome 19, fDanAes4.1, whole genome shotgun sequence DNA region contains:
- the stard3 gene encoding stAR-related lipid transfer protein 3 has protein sequence MPSGVDYSELGGSLPAIASLNASYSQASLSLPSPYYSPLPPGERKAFSDVRRTFCLFVTFDLLFITLLWIIELNISKSIWNSLENEVVHYNFKSSFFDIFLLAVFRFLCLQLGYAAFRLRHWWVIAITTLVTTAFLIAKVILSDLFSQNAFGYVLPITSFVVAWLETWFLDFKVLTQEAEDERVYLAAVNAACEPAPLICPRAVSDGQFYSPPESLAGSEDDLDEEGLGRRAVTEQEKAFVRQGREAMAVVEQILTQEENWKFEKTNELGDAVYTLEIPFHGKTFILKGLLQCTAELVYQEVILQPEKMVQWNRTVSVCQILQRVDDNTMVSYDVSAGAAGGVVSPRDFVNVRRVERRRDCYISAGMATNHNSKPHHSRYVRGENGPGGFVVLKSSSNPSVCTFIWVLNTDLKGRLPRYLIHQSLAATMFEFMSHLRQRINEVHISYR, from the exons ATGCCGAGCGGCGTTGATTACAGCGAGTTGGGTGGAAGTCTTCCAGCCATTGCTTCTCTAAACGCCTCATATTCCCAGGCGTCCCTCTCCCTTCCCTCCCCGTATTATTCCCCGCTGCCCCCGGGAGAGAGGAAAGCCTTCTCAGATGTACGCCGGACCTTCTGCCTCTTTGTTACGTTTGATCTTCTCTTCATTACTCTGCTCTGGATCATTGAATTAAAT atcagTAAGAGTATATGGAACAGTCTTGAGAATGAGGTTGTTCATTATAACTTCAAGTCCTCCTTCTTTGATATCTTT CTTTTAGCTGTGTTTAGGTTTCTGTGTTTGCAGCTTGGTTATGCTGCATTTCGGCTGAGACACTGGTGGGTTATTGCG ATTACTACTCTAGTGACCACAGCCTTCCTCATTGCCAAAGTCATCTTGTCAGAC TTGTTTAGTCAGAATGCTTTTGGCTATGTTCTTCCCATCACCTCGTTTGTGGTGGCGTGGCTGGAAACCTGGTTCCTGGATTTCAAAGTGCTCACGCAGGAGGCAGAGGACGAGAGAG TGTATCTGGCAGCGGTGAATGCGGCGTGTGAACCGGCTCCTCTCATCTGTCCTAGAGCAGTGTCTGACGGACAGTTTTACTCTCCACCAGAGTCCCTGGCAG GTTCAGAGGACGATCTTGATGAAGAGGGTCTCGGCAGGAGAGCAGTAACAgaacaa gaaaaGGCGTTTGTAAGACAGGGGCGAGAGGCCATGGCGGTGGTGGAACAGATACTGACACAAGAGGAAAACTGGAAATTTGAGAAGACTAAT gAGCTTGGTGATGCAGTATATACACTTGAAATCCCGTTTCATgggaaaacttttattttaaag GGTCTTTTGCAATGCACAGCAGAGCTGGTGTATCAGGAGGTCATTTTACAGCCAGAGAAGATGGTGCAGTGGAACAGAACCGTGTCTGTTTGTCAG ATTTTACAGAGGGTTGATGACAACACAATGGTGTCATATGATGTGTCTGCTGGAGCAGCTGGAGGTGTCGTGTCTCCCAG GGACTTTGTGAATGTTCGTCGGGTGGAGCGCAGACGAGACTGCTACATCTCTGCAGGAATGGCCACCAATCACAACTCCAAACCCCACCACAGTCGCTACGTCAG AGGGGAGAACGGTCCTGGTGGATTTGTGGTGTTGAAGTCCAGCAGTAATCCTTCAGTTTGCACCTTCATCTGGGTTCTCAATACAGATCTTAAG